A part of Ptychodera flava strain L36383 chromosome 11, AS_Pfla_20210202, whole genome shotgun sequence genomic DNA contains:
- the LOC139144189 gene encoding caspase-8-like, with protein MKNNQRGIAVIINNQKFENHLFRHGSEEDKKRLTDLLKKLHFSVEVYTDQTIREIDDTMREVSRRDHSTNDCLVVCILSHGSGDKICGKDSSGGRGVEIRELTRWFTADRCRGLTGKPKIFFIQACKGHDRMPGIETDRMQPSDAITVPNLVPNEGDFLVGLSTVPGYVSYRSPSSGSWYIQTLVDMIEKYANNETLPAILEKVSNHVGQMMTDKPGFTQMPSHFSTLRKKLYLAF; from the exons ATGAAGAATAACCAACGGGGAATAGCAGTTATCATCAATAaccagaaatttgaaaatcatctGTTTAGACATGGAAGTGAGGAAGATAAAA AGCGACTGACGGACCTACTTAAGAAGTTACACTTCTCTGTCGAGGTATATACAGACCAGACCATCCGGgaaattgatgacactatgaGGGAAGTCAGTCGGAGAGACCATAGTACCAATGACTGTTTAGTGGTTTGCATTCTGTCCCATGGCTCTGGAGATAAAATCTGCGGAAAGGACAGTAGTGGTGGTAGAGGTGTGGAGATTCGGGAACTGACAAGATGGTTTACAGCTGATAGATGCCGTGGACTGACTGGTAAaccaaaaatcttcttcatccAGGCATGCAAAGGACATGATCGGATGCCCGGAATTGAAACCGACAGAATGCAGCCGAGTGATGCAATAACAGTTCCTAACCTAGTCCCAAATGAAGGTGACTTTCTCGTAGGACTTTCTACAGTTCCGGGATATGTTTCATACAGATCACCAAGCAGTGGAAGCTGGTACATTCAGACACTGGTAGATATGATAGAGAAGTACGCAAACAATGAAACACTTCCTGCAATTCTcgagaaagtgagcaaccatgTTGGACAAATGATGACTGACAAGCCAGGATTCACTCAGATGCCATCACATTTCA